The following are encoded together in the Tursiops truncatus isolate mTurTru1 chromosome 10, mTurTru1.mat.Y, whole genome shotgun sequence genome:
- the SMIM40 gene encoding small integral membrane protein 40: MAEEEGDVDEEDVFLAFARRPSPPRGPLRQAMDKAFFIFLVLTLTLLTLEAVYKLLWLLPWAKFGDWLLRTPQMEEELEL; the protein is encoded by the coding sequence ATGGCTGAGGAGGAGGGTGATGTGGACGAGGAGGACGTGTTCCTGGCGTTTGCCCGGAGGCCCTCTCCTCCCAGGGGTCCCCTGCGGCAGGCCATGGACAAGGCCTTCTTTATCTTCCTGGTCCTCACCCTGACACTACTGACGCTGGAGGCTGTTTATAAGCTGCTATGGCTGTTACCATGGGCAAAGTTTGGGGACTGGCTCCTGAGAACACCTCAGATGGAGGAGGAGCTGGAACTGTGA
- the DAXX gene encoding death domain-associated protein 6 isoform X2, with protein sequence MATANSIIVLDDDDEDEAAALPGPSHPPPNPASPRAEAPGSSQPHGAGGSSSSGGKKCYKLENEKLFEEFLELCKTQTADHPEVVPFLYNRQQRAHSLFLASAEFCNILSRVLSRAQSRPAKLYVYINELCTVLKAHSAKKKLNLAPAATTSSEPSGNNPPADPSLDPTSAETTASEAPRTHGSRRQIQRLEQLLALYVAEIRRLQEKELDLSELDDPDSTYLQEARLKRKLIRLFGRLCELKDCSSLTGRVIEQRIPYRGTRYPEVNRRIERLINKPGPDTFPDYGDVLRAVEKAAARHSLGLPRQQLQLMAQDAFRDVGIRLQERRHLDLIYNFGCHLTDDYRPGIDPALSDPALARRLRENRSLAMSRLDEVISKYAMMQDKSEESERQKRRARLPQATPSHSADPSKASLDSGEGPSGMASQECPTTSKAETDDEDEESDEEEEEEEEEEDEEEDEEATDSEEEEDLEQMQEGQGDDEEEEEEEEEDEEADLH encoded by the exons ATGGCCACCGCTAACAGCATCATCGTgctggatgatgatgatgaagatgaagcAGCTGCTCTGCCAGggccctcccacccaccccccaatccGGCCTCACCCAGGGCAGAAGCCCCTGGCTCCTCTCAGCCCCatggggctggaggaagcagTAGTTCGGGCGGCAAGAAATGCTACAAGTTGGAGAATGAGAAGCTGTTTGAAGAG TTCCTTGAACTGTGTAAGACGCAGACGGCGGACCACCCTGAGGTGGTCCCGTTCCTCTATAACCGGCAGCAGCGGGCCCACTCTCTGTTTTTGGCCTCGGCGGAGTTCTGCAACATCCTCTCTCGGGTCCTCTCTCGGGCCCAGAGCCGGCCAGCTAAGCTCTATGTCTACATTAATGAGCTCTGCACTGTTCTCAAGGCCCACTCAGCCAAGAAGAAGCTGAACCTGGCCCCTGCTGCCACCACCTCTAGTGAGCCCTCTGGGAATAACCCTCCCGCAGACCCCTCCTTGGACCCCACAAGTGCTGAGACCACTGCCTCTGAGGCCCCAAGGACCCATGGTTCCCGGCGGCAGATCCAGCGCTTGGAGCAGCTGCTGGCACTCTACGTGGCAGAGATCCGGCGGCTGCAGGAAAAGGAGTTGGATCTCTCAGAATTGGATGACCCAGACTCCACTTACCTGCAGGAGGCGAGGTTGAAGCGTAAGCTGATCCGCCTCTTTGGGCGGCTGTGTGAGCTGAAAGACTGCTCTTCACTGACAGGCCGGGTCATAGAGCAGCGCATCCCCTACCGTGGTACCCGCTACCCAGAGGTCAACAGGCGCATTGAGCGGCTCATCAACAAGCCAGGGCCTGATACCTTCCCTGACTATGGAGACGTACTGCGGGCTGTAGAGAAGGCAGCTGCTCGGCACAGCCTTGGCCTCCCCCGACAGCAGCTCCAGCTCATGGCTCAGGATGCCTTCCGAGATGTGGGCATCAGGTTACAGGAGCGTCGCCACCTTGATCTCATCTACAACTTTGGCTGTCACCTCACAGATGACTATAGGCCAG GCATTGATCCCGCACTGTCAGATCCTGCCCTGGCTCGGCGCCTGCGGGAGAACCGGAGCTTGGCTATGAGCCGGCTGGATGAGGTCATCTCCAAGTATGCAATGATGCAAGACAAGAGCGAGGAGAGcgagagacagaagagaagagcGCGGCTCCCCCAAGCCACCCCTTCCCACTCTGCAGACCCCTCCAAAGCCTCCTTGGATTCTGGTGAG GGCCCTAGTGGGATGGCATCCCAGGAGTGCCCTACCACCTCCAAGGCTGAGACCGATGATGAAGATGAGGAAagtgatgaggaggaggaggaagaggaggaagaggaagatgaggaggaaGACGAGGAGGCCACAGATTCCGAAGAAGAGGAGGATCTGGAACAGATGCAGGAAGGTCAGGGGGAcgatgaagaggaggaggaggaggaggaggaggacgaggaagCAG ATCTCCACTGA
- the DAXX gene encoding death domain-associated protein 6 isoform X1, with product MATANSIIVLDDDDEDEAAALPGPSHPPPNPASPRAEAPGSSQPHGAGGSSSSGGKKCYKLENEKLFEEFLELCKTQTADHPEVVPFLYNRQQRAHSLFLASAEFCNILSRVLSRAQSRPAKLYVYINELCTVLKAHSAKKKLNLAPAATTSSEPSGNNPPADPSLDPTSAETTASEAPRTHGSRRQIQRLEQLLALYVAEIRRLQEKELDLSELDDPDSTYLQEARLKRKLIRLFGRLCELKDCSSLTGRVIEQRIPYRGTRYPEVNRRIERLINKPGPDTFPDYGDVLRAVEKAAARHSLGLPRQQLQLMAQDAFRDVGIRLQERRHLDLIYNFGCHLTDDYRPGIDPALSDPALARRLRENRSLAMSRLDEVISKYAMMQDKSEESERQKRRARLPQATPSHSADPSKASLDSGEGPSGMASQECPTTSKAETDDEDEESDEEEEEEEEEEDEEEDEEATDSEEEEDLEQMQEGQGDDEEEEEEEEEDEEAGKDGDKSPMSPLQISTEKNLEPRKGISGSLGEQQNKGLTVSPSSLAEEPPAPSSVVAESSGEHLEELPLEEESPMSQLFELEIEALPLDTTPSPEERDVTSSRKQSEDPLTTVLENGAAMVTSTSFNGGVSPHTWGDSSPPHKKSRKEKQTEAGPLGKSYVERQRAVHEKTHTLPSPPSPLASMAPVADSSTRVDSPSHGLVTSSLCSPFPARLFDTPQSQPSRPGTFKMSVATQCDPEEIIVLSDSD from the exons ATGGCCACCGCTAACAGCATCATCGTgctggatgatgatgatgaagatgaagcAGCTGCTCTGCCAGggccctcccacccaccccccaatccGGCCTCACCCAGGGCAGAAGCCCCTGGCTCCTCTCAGCCCCatggggctggaggaagcagTAGTTCGGGCGGCAAGAAATGCTACAAGTTGGAGAATGAGAAGCTGTTTGAAGAG TTCCTTGAACTGTGTAAGACGCAGACGGCGGACCACCCTGAGGTGGTCCCGTTCCTCTATAACCGGCAGCAGCGGGCCCACTCTCTGTTTTTGGCCTCGGCGGAGTTCTGCAACATCCTCTCTCGGGTCCTCTCTCGGGCCCAGAGCCGGCCAGCTAAGCTCTATGTCTACATTAATGAGCTCTGCACTGTTCTCAAGGCCCACTCAGCCAAGAAGAAGCTGAACCTGGCCCCTGCTGCCACCACCTCTAGTGAGCCCTCTGGGAATAACCCTCCCGCAGACCCCTCCTTGGACCCCACAAGTGCTGAGACCACTGCCTCTGAGGCCCCAAGGACCCATGGTTCCCGGCGGCAGATCCAGCGCTTGGAGCAGCTGCTGGCACTCTACGTGGCAGAGATCCGGCGGCTGCAGGAAAAGGAGTTGGATCTCTCAGAATTGGATGACCCAGACTCCACTTACCTGCAGGAGGCGAGGTTGAAGCGTAAGCTGATCCGCCTCTTTGGGCGGCTGTGTGAGCTGAAAGACTGCTCTTCACTGACAGGCCGGGTCATAGAGCAGCGCATCCCCTACCGTGGTACCCGCTACCCAGAGGTCAACAGGCGCATTGAGCGGCTCATCAACAAGCCAGGGCCTGATACCTTCCCTGACTATGGAGACGTACTGCGGGCTGTAGAGAAGGCAGCTGCTCGGCACAGCCTTGGCCTCCCCCGACAGCAGCTCCAGCTCATGGCTCAGGATGCCTTCCGAGATGTGGGCATCAGGTTACAGGAGCGTCGCCACCTTGATCTCATCTACAACTTTGGCTGTCACCTCACAGATGACTATAGGCCAG GCATTGATCCCGCACTGTCAGATCCTGCCCTGGCTCGGCGCCTGCGGGAGAACCGGAGCTTGGCTATGAGCCGGCTGGATGAGGTCATCTCCAAGTATGCAATGATGCAAGACAAGAGCGAGGAGAGcgagagacagaagagaagagcGCGGCTCCCCCAAGCCACCCCTTCCCACTCTGCAGACCCCTCCAAAGCCTCCTTGGATTCTGGTGAG GGCCCTAGTGGGATGGCATCCCAGGAGTGCCCTACCACCTCCAAGGCTGAGACCGATGATGAAGATGAGGAAagtgatgaggaggaggaggaagaggaggaagaggaagatgaggaggaaGACGAGGAGGCCACAGATTCCGAAGAAGAGGAGGATCTGGAACAGATGCAGGAAGGTCAGGGGGAcgatgaagaggaggaggaggaggaggaggaggacgaggaagCAG ggaAGGATGGAGATAAGAGCCCCATGTCCCCACTACAGATCTCCACTGAAAAGAACCTGGAACCTCGCAAAGGGATCAGCGGGTCGTTGGGGGAGCAGCAAAACAAAGGACTCACAGTGTCACCATCTTCACTGGCAGAAGAGCCCCCGGCCCCCTCCAGCGTAGTTGCTGAAAGCAGTGGAGAGCACCTCGAGGAGTTGCCCCTGGAGGAGGAGAGCCCTATGTCTCAGCTCTTTGAGCTAGAGATTGAAGCCTTGCCCCTGGATACTACTCCTTCCCCTGAGGAGAGGGACgttacctcttccaggaagcaaTCAGAAGACCCTCTCACCACTGTCTTGGAGAATGGAGCAGCCATGGTCACCTCCACTTCCTTCAACGGAGGCGTCTCTCCTCACACCTGGGGAGATTCCAGTCCTCCCCACAAGAAATCTCGGAAGGAGAAGCAAACAGAAGCCGGGCCATTAGGAAAGAG CTATGTGGAAAGGCAAAGGGCAGTGCATGAGAAGACACATACTCTGCCCAGCCCGCCTTCCCCCTTGGCTTCCATGGCTCCAGTTGCCGATTCCTCCACAAGGGTGGATTCTCCTAGCCACGGCCTGGTGACCAGCTCCCTCTGTAGCCCATTTCCAGCCCGGTTGTTCGACACCCCACAATCACAACCCTCCAGACCTGGTACTTTTAAG ATGAGTGTGGCCACACAGTGCGATCCAGAGGAGATCATCGTGCTCTCAGACTCTGATTAa